A region of Apus apus isolate bApuApu2 chromosome 14, bApuApu2.pri.cur, whole genome shotgun sequence DNA encodes the following proteins:
- the NDUFB10 gene encoding NADH dehydrogenase [ubiquinone] 1 beta subcomplex subunit 10, which yields MPEDRDWEAYKVPPTRTPVSDRITSVPNPVNIFQTVFNYVVDAPVTFVREWIERQQAKNRYYYYHQKFRRVPDLSECLEGDYLCFFEAEAQWRRDRLVDQEIVEIIRERVGACKQREGPNQFQNCAKEVELLAQVTKAYQDRYGDLGAHGNARTCLMKQKHRMMEERKAQANASES from the exons atgCCGGAGGACCGCGACTGGGAGGCCTACAAGGTGCCGCCGACCCGCACCCCCGTCTCCGACAGGATCACGTCGGTGCCCAACCCGGTTAACATCTTCCAGACCGTCTTCAACTACGTCGTCGACGCGCCCGTCACTTTCGTCCGAG AGTGGATCGAGCGCCAGCAGGCCAAGAACAGGTACTACTATTACCACCAGAAGTTCCGCCGTGTTCCCGACCTGAGCGAGTGTCTGGAGGGAGACTACCTGTGCTTCTTCGAGGCCGAGGCGCAGTGGAGGAGGGACAG GCTGGTTGATCAGGAAATCGTGGAGATCATCCGAGAGAGGGTAGGTGCATGCAAGCAGAGGGAAGGGCCCAACCAGTTCCAGAACTGTGCCAAGGAggtggagctgctggcacaggtCACCAAGGCCTACCAGGACAGAT ATGGTGACCTCGGTGCCCATGGGAATGCCAGGACATGCCTGATGAAGCAGAAGCACAGGATGATGGAAGAGAGGAAGGCACAAGCAAATGCCTCTGAGAGCTGA